From Penaeus vannamei isolate JL-2024 chromosome 40, ASM4276789v1, whole genome shotgun sequence, the proteins below share one genomic window:
- the LOC113816118 gene encoding uncharacterized protein, translating into MKLALFSVVVFLAAAARVEGQALDVDRRIVAAELDSPRKVEYYASCASGQGSCDTRGLQLRTYIPIVARGQRCFRCSPRENRNLRLMVSTLQRRYPRCWQILVLAAQDLPTPSARGCAS; encoded by the coding sequence ATGAAACTTGCACTCTTTTCCGTGGTGGTGTTCTTGGCAGCAGCTGCGAGGGTGGAAGGCCAGGCTCTGGACGTGGATCGGCGAATCGTGGCGGCCGAGCTGGACTCTCCTCGCAAGGTGGAGTATTACGCGTCGTGCGCCTCCGGCCAGGGAAGCTGCGATACAAGAGGCCTTCAGCTGCGCACATACATTCCCATTGTCGCAAGAGGCCAAAGGTGCTTCAGGTGTTCGCCGCGAGAGAACAGGAACCTTCGCCTGATGGTCTCCACTCTGCAACGTCGCTATCCTCGCTGTTGGCAGATCCTTGTGCTGGCGGCGCAAGACCTGCCCACTCCTTCGGCTCGCGGATGCGCTAGCTAA